A window of Dysidea avara chromosome 1, odDysAvar1.4, whole genome shotgun sequence genomic DNA:
AATGCACTATCATGAATAAGTGAACACCTTGtgttatcagcaaaaagaactgggaagtccatgatgtgtgcattgtacatattgcagttggtgaaaaggcacatctcgggatgaagtgaCCTCGAACAGTgaggaaatcaagcccatagctatgtccattgtcaagttatgcttggctgaaggcatcagttaatcagaataaaattctgttaaatagaaaattttgtaaattccatagaaactttttggaagggtttggggttggtctgaagacattttgggcttggctgtgcttaactaatactgccaaatTGTcgtgaagggaaattgaggttaGTTTAGGGTGATATATtgggctggaaaagcccagttttgcaagatccctactatacagtactgccgtactgtatgatacacatgGCAACAGCAGCAGCTACAATCATGAATCGTCAACTCACCTTGTGACCCTTTTCTCTCTCCACTCCACGTTGGTGTTGATTTGCAGGTAGCATGTCATGGTTTCTTGTGCTGACTATAGTCatatccatattttccataaaaACTtggatgtcacttcagcctgacagatgctttttgacatactgcagtatttACAAATGACTtaattacctttgtcctcccttTGTtccccatttctttttgttgatagcgcaaggtgtcaatttgtggtagtgcaTCTGTGGCTTCCCTATGTACGTATTGgagaatcatctgtatttttccatagtgactggattgattgcagggtTGTttttcatactgttcttcatttgtaatgctgtggaacaggctgaacatgtaaCTGAAAATGATGCATAATTGCTATTTCACTATTGAGTAATTGATAGTAATTAAGGGAGGtctcctacacctgcagatttaCTATATCTgaaggtgtaggtgacctcccttgttttatatgatccctaattgaatttaATATTCCCTTGACTTGTTACTTTACATTCTATGATTCCTCCTCCAAATAAACTTTcccttgtacatcttatacatGTTAACTTATCGGTTAGTTTTATCATTGATGTATACCTCTTAATGATTAATCTATGGTTATTTCTGTTTTAATGTGGTATAGAATGCAGCAGAAAGGAACAGTCAACATTTTCAAGAGCAGTTACAACAGAAAGATCAGCAATTAAGTCAGAAAGACCGGCAAATACATCAAAAAGACCAAGAGTTGCATCAAAGAAATCAGGAAATTCGCCAAAAGACCCAAGATgtgcaacagaaagatcaacagatacaacagaaagatcaacaGATACAGCAAAAAGATCAAGAAATTTTCCAGTTGAATCAACAAATGCACCGACAACTGTTTGAAAAAGATCAGCAAATTCACCAACTACAGCAAAGCAACCGCAGTTTGCCTCAGTCACTTAATCAGCAGTCTGAGTCAACAGACTGGGTCATACAAAGACGTGAAATAACAATCCTTGAAAAAACTTTGGGCAAAGGGGGGTGGGGTGCAGTAACAGAAGCTATGTTCCGTGGTTGCAAAGTGGCTGCCAAGTGTCTTCATAATGAGATAATATCACCCTACAATTTGGGTCTGTTTAGCCGGGAAATGAATATGGCTGCCAGATGTCGTCATCCTAACATATTACAATTTATTGGTGCCACTAATCAGGGACTTCCCATTATTGTCACTGAATTGATGCACACCAGTCTTAGAAAGATCTTAGAACAAGGTCAACTCAACAGCAACCAAATTATTCCTATTTCACTGGGTGTGGCTTATGGACTGAACTACCTGCACAGGAACACTCCTGCAATCCTTCATCGTGATGTCAGCAGTTCTAATGTGCTCCTCAATCCTTTACCCAACAACCAGTGGCTCCCCAAGCTGTCTGATTTTGGTTCTACCAATTTTGTGCGAGCTAGTAGTACCATCAATGCTGGTAACCCAACCTATGCATCTCCTGAAGCCAACCAAGGTCAACACTCTACTGCAATGGATGTGTTCAGCTATGGTGTTCTTATGTTCGAAATGTGTTCTAGAGAGCTGCCTGCTGCACCCCCAAAACAATCGCACCTGCATCAGGTGAGATGGGGAGCTACTGAGAATATGCTGAGAAATCCAATTTGGAGTTGCCTTGCCGTAGACGTTCAGAGGAGACCTGATATGGATTATGTGATAAATGAGTTACTCCGTATTAGGCAATGATTTAGattcatgtacacacacacagatacacactTATTGATTGACATGTATTCATGCATGCTAGATTGAATCGAGGTTGTTATTCTTTAAGGTATTTGTTTTTAcacatacattgtatgtattttTATATAACTATTAGTAACTTACAATTTTGTAGTTACGTATACACACATAGATGTAGCATTTCTACTGTAAACTGTTGTGAATTGCACATTTTGAACTTATACATTTTGTACCTTTGTATTCtatgtcacaaaatatttcttcATACTATGGACTACTCAACACCACCTGTCAGCATTGGGATTGGGATATTAACTAGTATTTTTGTCATTCCATGTTAAATTATCAGAGAAATTAAAGTGTTAACCCACTCTTTTGCAGTGTATCATAAGACAGTCATACACCACGTTTCATTTGATTCCTTTGATCACATACAAATCTTGGAATACTTTGTGCTCTTCTTGTTTACAAAGAGAAAAGAAGGAGCATGGAAAAGGAAATAGACGAACCATTACAAAAAATGGGTGTCATtattgaatgctttattagagagttttaaaaCTATATTTCAACCTGCTGATGACAAGTGTCTTTGATCTCTGCCATTTAGTCCTATGTAAGCTGACATATAGATAATATTATTCATTATCACATTAACAAAATGCCTTGCAAAGAAATTCGATGTGCCTTCACAAGGCCTCTTATAAATATATTTGgtatttatatggctttcaTTAGCTAGATTGACCACTTGTCAGGGAATTACAAGTATATGGTTTCCTACAGCctgttaattattattattattattggtattactgtgcagacctctaaaAGAGTATAGTATACAgatcacaacatacatacaagtatactaattaattgctagtttttgtttgaactgatcaatgTCAAtagagtcaatcacattttggggtagatcatttCAGATTTTGATTGCTGAATTGGAAAAAGGAGtatttataagaatcaatcctTGTCATTGGTTACATAAATCTCATAATATTATAacctctggtactatgtacagCAGATATGGGTGTCAGAAACGGGTTTGCTGGGATATCAAGgtggttaattattttaaacatcattatggCTTTCAGTTCATCTCTGCATCGTGCAAGTGTAGGCCAATTTAGGTCTGTAAGCATTTGCGTTACACTAGCATAACGGGAGAAGTTGTTGGTCACAAATCTAGCTGCTTGTCATTGTGTTCTCTCAATCATATCAATATCCCTCTTAGTATGAGGTGCCCAGACAACAGCTGCATACTCTATAATTGGCTTAACCA
This region includes:
- the LOC136239411 gene encoding probable serine/threonine-protein kinase DDB_G0271682, with product MEKMDYTLRALVERSPSFPLHKVLSILHDVSLGVWYLHCRDPPFIHRDLTPNNVFVNTTSLVAKISDFAVMRVVSPYSHDRDDMTKVPGTPDFMAPEAVSQRPSYGLPLDVFSYGGVALFTIAGEWPSPTDREVIDPKTDSWVIVSEVERRKKYLNKIKGDVVVLRILVEECLHNNPNMRPTMENISTRIKEIKEDYVRRHPDVENAAERNSQHFQEQLQQKDQQLSQKDRQIHQKDQELHQRNQEIRQKTQDVQQKDQQIQQKDQQIQQKDQEIFQLNQQMHRQLFEKDQQIHQLQQSNRSLPQSLNQQSESTDWVIQRREITILEKTLGKGGWGAVTEAMFRGCKVAAKCLHNEIISPYNLGLFSREMNMAARCRHPNILQFIGATNQGLPIIVTELMHTSLRKILEQGQLNSNQIIPISLGVAYGLNYLHRNTPAILHRDVSSSNVLLNPLPNNQWLPKLSDFGSTNFVRASSTINAGNPTYASPEANQGQHSTAMDVFSYGVLMFEMCSRELPAAPPKQSHLHQVRWGATENMLRNPIWSCLAVDVQRRPDMDYVINELLRIRQ